The genomic segment CCCTCTCCCAACCTTTACAAGGTTTACCTCCCAAATTTGCCCCCTATTCCTTTCATGTTGATAAAAAACAGAGCAGCCAGCAGGGTTGAAGGGTGCCATTTTGCGTCGCTAAATCTTTTCTTGATTGCAGATGTGCAGTTTGTGCAGTTGGAGTCGAGATGGATCAATTTCAACCAGGTgcagcacatgctcagtgttggTGATGATTATCACTtgcaagaaaatattttatgGCTATCCCTATATGCTTATTATGAGTCTCTTTAACCCTTTAGAAACCACCTCATTGGACTTTGGCCTGTTCTTCAGtttcaaacaaaaacaacaaagccACCTCTGTTGGGCACAAAGTCTATTGCTCCTTTACCCCTTAAATCAACTCCTTGCTCATGGGATACTATAAGGCAGCATGTAAGGTTATGTGCTCAAACTGGGGCCTACTGGCTATGCTGCATTAGCCTTACTACTGAGGGAGCTTTGCTGTATGCTGCTCAGATTTAGGGTAACCGGCAGCTCAGATTTAGGGTAACCAGTTTCCAAACTCCATAGTTTGGTATAATTTTCCAATTCTTATGGCTAAGGAGACCTGGGGCACATAGCCGACATGTTTAAACATTGCAGCATGGTTACTCTACATTCTGACTTATGTCATTTCATGTTGCCTAAATACCTGTTTAAATCAGAACACCTTTAAGTGCACATATGATTTAGGCTGATTACTCAACAGAGCATTTACACGCAACATGGTTGTGTTGATATGAATGCAATGCAACATATTGTTTTTATAGTGTGGAGCTATAGTTCTGCAATACAGAAGGTTGCCTGGCCTTAATAAAACTCGTATGCATTTGttataaaagacaaaaatgaGGCAGTTATTAAGAATGTTAATGTCTAACCTAGCCTCATATTacataaggcagtgatccccaacctgtgtatcaggagcaacatgttgctccccaaccccttggatgttgctcccagtggcctcaaagcaggtgttcatttctgaatttctggttagaaggcaagttttgattgcatataggcttctaaaggctactagtccacatagggctaccaaacagccagtTATAGCCTTACTTTGCAACCCCAAGAACTtattccatgcttgtgttgctccccaacacgttttccatttgaatgtagctcacgggtataaaaggttggggatccttgacaTAAGGAATATCAGGCTAAATATAATATCAAGAAGATTGAGAAGGATTTATGTAAAAGGTTACAAACACACTGTAGAAATGCTAGAGCAGGGAATCTGATAATAATACACTTTGCTACAGCCATGGCTGCACATCcgccttgtttatataaactatagtagtgttgtGCAattgtacataatatattaaatacatacataacacATACACTACAACAGCCACCCGTACTGCACAACTGTCCTGCAGTCTGGGACCACTGCCTAAATGCCCCACAGCCCCATTGAAAGCCACAGCAACTTGGCTCCTGCCGGACAGCTCTCCCAGAATTTGCTGACAGTCTCACAAGATGAGACAGTGATGTGTGACTACAGAGTACACAAGCGCAGTGACACGGACCTACAACGTAACCCCCTGATGAGTACGTAATGGCGATGAACTGCTAATAATATGTGGTGGTCTAAGCAGGGCACCGCAGTCCATGGGTGGTCGCTTACTTTTTTTTCCTCTAAtgtgcctcagaggggaaaaaatgatttcctgactccaagatgacaatcagaccagtccctttATTCTTTCacttgcttaaaggggttgtccacctttgagttaacctttagtatgatgtagagattaatattctgaggcaatttgcaatcgTCTGGGGCCGCCAATTAaaggctttgattggctattggtaacCCCTACGTGGACTGGCAACCTAAATGaggctgtttggcagtacatgtggtttttatgcaactaaagcttgagtttatgccaggaattaaaaaataaggaactgctttgaggccactgggagcaacatccaacaggttgctcacaagccactggttggggatcactgccttatatatttataaatatcataGCCCCCAAAAGCAACTCCAGCATAAACAACcagtcttcataactgagaccttccatacccgttaccagcttagttgcccatctctggaccctctctaattcaataatgtcccatttgagcactggaaacCCAAACTGTATGGCTTATTCTAGATGGAGCCTTATCCTTCACTGGCAGATCTATGCACCTTTTCATACAGACTCCTTATAACTTGTGCATTGCAGGACAAACACAAGGGAGAAATTAACACCCCCTTTGAGGAGGAGTGTGTGTGGCACATACACATACAACTGACATTGGCCTAGTGAACCACGTGCATTGACAGTGAATGCATCAGCACACTGGAAGTGACATCTTTCACCGTAATAAAACCTGCTGTTTTATAGAAgcccacaattacactggaatttagTGGTAAAACTGCATTGTGAGGAAAatacataactatataaatatgttttaatgcaCATGGATATTTTAATAAGCCATTTTGCTttcctcagattcaggcacaaggCAATGAACACTAAGGCCCAAGACAGCCCTGTGCTTTACAACTACCACTGACAGCAAAAAAGTGTGGCTgatcattttctttatatataggTAAGTCTTCTCTATTTGGCATGTCTGGAAACTCTACCAGGGCTGGCTGAAGTGTACACATGATTATGTGACCAGAATAGAGGAGGCAAAAATGGACCAGCACAGCACTATACCAAGTTACTAAGAGATTGGATACAACCAGGAACAGGTAATGATTTATATTCATTACACAAAGGATACAGAGATACTGCACTAGATCTAGAGCTTTCTCGTCTATATGCTCAGTAGCAGGAGGTGCAGTCCCTGGCAGAGTGTGCCTTCTAgtacccaccagaaaacctagtATCCATAACCCGCTGTAAATGGGCATTTCTCATGGGTCAACCTGAGGATTcctaaatatttcttttatttcccaATCAGTTCAATTTGCATCATAACATATCCACAATTGTAGAGCAAAACACTATAAAATGCCTTTACATTTCTGACAGTGTAAATTGCCACATGTATGTCAGTGTGCATTGTCGGGTATACATACCCACTTCAATTTACGTTGCCAGCAATGGAAAAGTACTTTTGTGATCAAACTCAGGTGGAAAAATGCCCTGCGTGTCGTTACCctaattcatttttacattttttgtatggGCTTAAATCTTGAAAAGGCTGAATTGCTTAAATAACAAATGCATTTCAATACATTTAATACTTTCTACTTGTCACTCATCTCATTCACACAATCCATAAACACTCACAAAAACACACGTACACTTTCATGCCTAATTTTCCTAAATGAAACACACCATAGTCATTGCATTTTTTAGTAGGGGCAATTAAagactttattttaaattttaaaaagagTTGAGATATTAGCTGGGACAGGGGGAGATGTGTTtataataaatggagaaaaagATGATGGATTATtatagttgattcagaggaaggcgaaaaacccttctgaagctatagccaatttgcctcagacagggaaaattccttcctgatcccaaaatggcaatcggacgaGTTCCCTGAATCAACTTTGTGAAAAGAGAGAGATGTAACCTTGTATTGTTTATTGAGGGGCGGTATGTGAGGATAAGggatagaattatatatatatactctgggAAAGGGTATTTTTCAGCCACATAGATGTTAATAGCTGCTTTGATTACAATAGGTAGAGCAGGTGGTGTGGTTCCTGAGCAGTTGATGTTAATGCCATATGGATCAGATGGTAGAAGGTGCCGATGTTATGGGACAGAGGAATAGATGTTAATTGCAGATGGAAATGATAGTAGcattgattcagaggaaggcaaaaaaaaaccccttctgaagctatagccaatttgcctcagacagggaaaaaattccttcctgatcccAAAATGGCAATTGGATGAGTCTCTGGATCAACGTTGTGATAGGAGAGAGATGTAACCTTGTATTGTTTCTTGAGGGGCggtatgtgatatatatatatatatgtgtgtgactgGTGTAGTGGAAGCAAGTTGGTTTTGCGGAAGTTGCAATATTAATGAATGATGTGGTGAGTAGTGGAAGAGGTATGTTAGTCTAGAGTTGAGAAGTGGCATATTTAGTGTGGCGATTGAATAGGATTTTGGGCACAGAGCTGGCATAttaagtgagtgtaagggatagaattatatatatatattgtgggaaaagggtattttttgatttttatttcaGCCACATATTAATGGCTGCTTTGATTAGAACAGGTTGTGCAGATGGCGAGGTCCCTGAGCAGTTGATGTTAATGCCATATGGATCAGATGGTAGAAGGTGCCGATGTTATGGGACAGAGGAATAGATGTTAATTGCAGATGGAAAAGAAAGTAGCATTGATTAATAAAGTAGATGACACAAGTAGATAAAACAGGCATAAACAATCTTAGAGAGTAAGTAGATATGTTGGTTGACTAGATGTTACACTCAAAGTGGATACAAAGAAGGACCAAAATCTGTTATGTTAGATGGATTTGATGGTAGGGCATCTTAGATGATACAGATACAACTTGGTACAGGGGGCAACAGTATGTTAACGTGTAATATGTGTCAATTGCAGATGGAGAAGGTGGTAGCATTGCTTGATGGAGTAAATGACACAGATTAAAGATGTTATGGtaagaaaccagaaaaaaaatcctgAGATAGTACAGCCAGGTGAAGCAGATTACTCACTGAGTTGGACTAGACAGTAAGGGCAGATAGAAATAGCAGGGTCAGTTTAACAGATGGCATAGCATAGACAGAGCAGATGTTTCTTCTATAGGAGGTGATGGCACAATTAGATGGGGTAAGGTGGAGACAGAGCAGAAGGTATGAGGCAGATGATGCAATACAACAGAATAGGTGGGGCCTTGGTCAAATGATGTTGATAGACATTTGATGGTGACATTTGATGGTACACTGTGGATGCAAAAAATGATATTGTGCATCGCCACTTCGCTGCACGGACTCACTCCTGCCAGCTGGGACTCTGATAGGAAAACCCTTCAATGATGTTAACTCCTGTTGGGACACTGCCGTTGTTCATTTGACACCCTTCATTATTCTCAGCCAGTTGCTGcatctaagaaaaaaaaacacttgtcaaATTTCTATGAGAAGctccattttaaggaaagaaTAGTTAACAAAATAAGTATCTAGTAGAAGCATATGGTATATAGAAAGAATTATCAAAGCATATACATGTTACTGCACTAGGGCTCTGGCCTATATTGGCAATAGATCATTTTCAGCCTAGCACATGGAGTAAACAGTCATATCTGCAATGATAAATTTACAGGTAATACAGTATTACCCTGTGTAGTTAGTGaaccatcatttttttatttacaaacataCTAGCAGAGAAGAGGTGGAAGGTGAGTTCTGATACATAAAGAAGTAGTTTTCCCATTATCCCTGCAGTAATGTACTTACAGCTTCTAGCTGGAATGGGGGTGGCAGTCTCCCGTTTTCCATTGCTTCCCAGTCAATGGAATAAAAAAAGAGGCATTGCCTGATGTTCCCTTTGACACCATAACGGTTGCAAGCCTTCTTCCTCAGGAGCTGGTTATAGAAAAGACAATTGTTTAAACATTGTAGAAATTTGTTGAACATCAATAATtacaatcattgttgtatttataacaaAACAGACAAACATTGGGAAAGAGTAAAGTGCAAATCTGCTATGACTTTCCAGCTGAGGAAGGGAGTTGGCCATTAAAGCTTGTGTCGAAGTTTTCTGCTTACAATATACAACATAGGGCAGTAGCCCACTGAAAATTCAGTGTGCCTCTCCCCTTCTTTGGCTGACTATATTTGCCAGTAGGCACACGCCATGCTGGAACGCAAGTCCCTTCCTTGTCATTATGGGCATGACTGGGACAGGGCAAGGGCAATCACTTGTTGTTCTGTTCATACCTCTTGGTCAGTGGCAGGTGTAAGTACTCCTTAGCACAGTTCTCTTGTTATTTACAGTAGTAGAAGCAACATTTGCATCGATGCCCACTAACATTTATTGAGCCCCATTATCCCTTTCTTTGAATATTTCTAATATTAATAATGcaaatttacttttattattctaaAACATGTAGATTGATCAATCCTCCCCCTCATTGGTTGTCATAAGGTAATCGACAGggtcaaaactatatatatagtgcaatgaCCTTGATCCTGTAGCATAGCAATATCCAGTAGCAATGTATTATAAAAGTATGAAGTGCAATTCTTTATAGAATATGGGATGAAAGAGAGAATAGGGTTCCAGATTACTTAAGAACCTTCTTACTGTCTAATTCTTCTTacatctagaccaggggtccccaaactttcttactcgtgagccacagtcaaatgttggagagcaacacaagcaccataaaggttcatggaggagccaaataaaggctgtgattggctattaggcacctctatgcacactatcagcttacagggggctttatttggtaggaaatcttgtttttattcaaccaaaacttgcccccaagtcaggaattcaaaaataactccctggtttgggggcaccgagagcaacatccaagggattagtgagcaacatgttgcccctgagtcactggttggggatcactgatctagactaTGCGTAAAGAGAGGGACACAACCAGCAACTTAACACTGAATACAGATCAACAAAATAGAATACACATATATTCTGCTAGGTGCTGTACTTTCCCATTTACATTGTTATTACTGTCTTGGTACTGATTGTTTCTTTGAGTTTGCATATAGTAGCATGTGGTTTACTAAgtaattaaatgtgtgagaacTTTCTATTATCCAAGTACCAGAAAACCTCTTTGGTTCATATGAGAGGTAACATTACTGGGTAAAAGAAAACTCTTCACAGGTAATGTAAGCTATGCTGTAATGTATCTTGTAATgagattcatcatcatcatcatgaggGATGGGTACATGTGTTAGAGAGATGTATGAGAGAGATAAAATAATTGCTCAAACTCACCTTTCGAAGGAGGATGACTAATTTGGAGGGAGTCCAGGTTGGAACTTTGGCCCTATTCTCAAGGATGGAGTGTCTCAATGCCGCATCCCCGTGTTTGTCATCAAATGGGTACCAGCCAGTGGCCATTTGGCACAGAATAATGCCAAATGCCCACCAGTCCACCGCTGCATTATATCGCTGGTCTGCTAGCACCTTGAAGGAAAGGTAGATTACTTAACAAACTGCTAAATATATCCAAAGCGGTTTTCCTATAATATGTTCATGCCCCATCATCATAATACTCAATACTAATATATTAGGCCAGTACACCTAGTTCCCAGCCCACGTGAGCCAAcagtaaaaattgtaaaaatgtgtcCCATTTTATATTCAGAAATACTACTTAAATCTAGTGGAGTCCTTGGAACAGATGTTTGAAAGAGCTTAAACTCCCTTACCTCTGGAGCCATGTACTTAGGTGTTCCTCTATAGCCGCAGGTTGTGTCGTGGCCAAAGACATGTTCCACTGCCAGGCCGAAGTCTGCAATCTTGATGTGACCCTCGCTGCTTATCAGTATGTTGTCGGGCTTGAGATCACTGCAACGTAGAGAAATAGTTGAGACATAGAATAAAATAACTCACATTTCTGTTATGTTACCTGCTAAAGGAAATTTTGAAGCATTAAAGGGAAATTTTCTCCTGGCAATTTCttataaaacttatttttttgtacTGTTCTTGTAGTCACCCAAAAAGAAAACTGCAGCTGTATGAAAACATACTGATGCAGCATGCAATTTCCATAGGACTATTATGCAGCATTTTGCCTGTGTCTATAATGCACCCAAACACCGTCTCTGTTGCAAGTATAGGTCCCATGAGTAGCATATTCACCATGGTGCTCAAACGCACAGGCATTGAAAGCATTTCACTAACATatatatcagtgccagtgttaagGAACTCTTAGGGCATCTTTTCCCTTGACATTTTGTCTAAATTGGagaatacaaaacaaatattaGAATTGAGAGCAGGATTTAACTTACCAATGGATAATTCCACGAGAGTGAAGATACTGCAGGCCGCACACCATCTCCGCAGAGTAGAAGCTGTTTATGATAGCATAATTATATTACcccaatactaaatatatattaataactaCACTGAATCATTTGTTGATGAAGAATATGAGAAATCAGGTGAAATTAAGCAAAGTGATTGTTTTTCCTTTAGGTGAATCACAACCCCAAACAGCCCACCCACTGCACAAACATATATTTCAGGAGCATATATgacttttgcctttttctttcctTTAGGGCTGCAAACACTTTCCTACATATCCAAGCTGGATTATTTTAACCTGTGTGCAATAATTACATAGAAGACCAAGCAGCAGTAATACTATAAGTAAGTAAAGTGTCTATGTCTATGGAAACTGCTCATGCTATTTAACTGCTACTGGGGCCTGTGCCAGTATAAAATAGATCCAATTTTATTTGTACTGTGtgtaatactaatatatatatatatatatatatatatccattaccAACATATTTTAGTGTATAGgtataatcatttatagcagagtaattatatttattttctgctaATTGTTTTGCCCCTTTTCACTCTAACTTTCTGTGCAATGACTGTGTTCTTTCTGTTTGCCATAGGTACTATATTCTTACATCACTTGTCTGGTTTTCAGGTGGTGTTCCTTCTTGAGAAGATCCTTAAGGCTTCCTCCACTGGCAAACTCCATAGCGATGAAGGCGTAGTTCTGGTTTTTGGATAAAGGAAAAGGAGAATGACTCAGATGATCAGGTAGCACagtactgaacagtttaatgtagGCTTCTACATGGTTACATTAGAACAAAGTacatatggcacaaacaggtgcATACGTATAGGAGCTGCAACTGTGCTTGGGCCCTGGTACCGTCATAATTACTCCTCTGGAGACAAAGATATATGAAACTGTTAAGGAATACTATTGACTATATTGTTTTAGCTCCCTATCCCTGTACTGTATATCATTCAAATACATTAAAAGCTTTCAAATATTTCTCTAGAATGCTGTTAATGGTCACATTGCATCTATGGCACACTGATACTGGGTTTGTCCATGATCTCACCCTGGGCAGATAGGGAGTAAGACTCTACAGTATGTACTTGGCGGGAGGGCTGGAAACAAATTTCTAATAACCCAAAGTATGAGAAATGGCAGATCACTGTGCCCCTTTTTATCACAGTAACCCCTTCATCATCCACTCATGCCAGTACTAAAAAGTCTAAATGGCATCTGCACACTATGTACAAGTGTGTGACTGACCTGTGGAAGAGAGCcatgattttaaataaattacatgGCATGTCTGGCAATATCTTTTACCTGTGTTTGAAAGGCTGCATGCATATGGCACAGGTATGGGTGCCCAGCAGCAACCCTTAGCACTCGTGCCTCCCGCAGAATGCTCTGTCTGTTCGCCATCTGTGGCTTCTTCACGATGACCTTAATGGCCACTTGTTGACTGTTGGTAGGTGTGGAAGCCAACATGACCTAAGAAAGGCAGAgaaaagaataaaaggttaatggATTTCCTTAGGGACGCTGTGGG from the Xenopus tropicalis strain Nigerian chromosome 5, UCB_Xtro_10.0, whole genome shotgun sequence genome contains:
- the LOC116410992 gene encoding protein kinase C delta type-like, whose protein sequence is MERKPSCSIINISSSDWEENRQVSPIKLSSNNVERKTSCSIINISSSDWEENRQVSIKCKNHSDGEEERKKKRMKVSTNIRKRKRSSSSLTDNSSDWGVNSGEKFKKVIIKCKTHSDGEEEREKKRQKLSSDIRKRKRSSSSITDNSSDWGVNSGEKFRKRKNGSTDSSTGEGCSQRPCVQVRRPLALDITSYTFHRVLGRGTFGKVMLASTPTNSQQVAIKVIVKKPQMANRQSILREARVLRVAAGHPYLCHMHAAFQTQNYAFIAMEFASGGSLKDLLKKEHHLKTRQVIFYSAEMVCGLQYLHSRGIIHCDLKPDNILISSEGHIKIADFGLAVEHVFGHDTTCGYRGTPKYMAPEVLADQRYNAAVDWWAFGIILCQMATGWYPFDDKHGDAALRHSILENRAKVPTWTPSKLVILLRKLLRKKACNRYGVKGNIRQCLFFYSIDWEAMENGRLPPPFQLEAMQQLAENNEGCQMNNGSVPTGVNIIEGFSYQSPSWQE